The Aspergillus chevalieri M1 DNA, chromosome 5, nearly complete sequence genome includes a region encoding these proteins:
- the sec16 gene encoding COPII coat assembly protein SEC16 (COG:U;~EggNog:ENOG410Q4KB;~InterPro:IPR024880,IPR024340,IPR024468,IPR024298;~PFAM:PF12932,PF12931,PF12935;~go_process: GO:0006914 - autophagy [Evidence IEA];~go_process: GO:0048208 - COPII vesicle coating [Evidence IEA]) translates to MSQIMASSDETPSWNPAMLPERHGTPAATDSSDLTTNSNVDTTEPVPPPISSESVDDDIAFLEGGAVEEPSASTDVQQDASMDVIESSRALEAEVSSKPNKSPEGTVPDETTTAVTDADNTETTQTVAETLVKEDGKHLSNEPERQIEQDPFSFPVSVDQTAGPAVQEQTQAYDSYDRAPQAGYLGNQEQVATNVEVNDTAGNFWDDVEDDGGDDFFDQLKTQTKPIYMPPEPETRFEEGVPLLSPQSADFEPLAETRAEPPETHAEPTAEPTIEPVAEPTAEPTTTAETQIHRIFDGDEDEGEDFFSQVQKPEPKQETPHIKRKSTSEAMDAVGEPLDSPVDEATQQFNEMLLAPTSNNQVKKASSEEDLAARWQAELSDNEEPLEEDLAARWEAALDDDDDDLLMDEAAGDSTTGQEQNLPNVNGANRYAPQTGFNGPQAFEAPSVPSTTSYTPHQPSTSDLLQGAAPSNSAPAPSYFAPQPPPKPEANRAESFAERSKQGYKSPYDLPEDLARPRRPAKPVLTAGPVAPPGPIAPPASVPPAGSMPPPPRTSSIPPPGPSAVPPPPMGASPPPAAAAPAPKNFFEELPLPPPRPKSRPASSGRYTPNPSTAPPPVPVASYPPPPPPANPYAGIPPNPSAMTTASAAVSQPPPPPANPSANIPSGPSTTTAPAGVSHPLPPPANPYANIPPNPQPPSEPQARPQPQTQPPLQSPERLEPYMNTLAPTPPAPPSASSRYSPKPPGLHTGTKPPPSPRYSPAPPPASGPARNNRYAAQPTSAAAPGLSLPFQPRTSSPLAYHEKVSYQPEEPARRPSLEPSASLSPPNRFQPRPSLEQSPPRISEPSNDLAEPKVAQAEPEKVTSPLNQQQLSPPRSMYAPPTYVNDFANRFPPMATGPPSFPVIETPDAGESQFVPPRRSQTQSPSQQLSGPKLSVPSIDPLQRPASVHGSGSPTKAVSPYAPAQVSATSRVTSEPLNFIPPSDGQELDPLQRWKGAPIVTFGFGGAVTSCFPKHIPRYSAGQPAPMIKSCPGEVKVCQLNDWIPPAEGIVAHPGPLKSKSKKKDVLNWLSSKIAAFENEGFSGSDGLEPDSHKRHEEKILLWKIIRVLVEKDGLLDGSPDVQKSLRDVLFPHLQNAEADQTYGNGYSAQNNFPALNAPSQPDAIDSRSIDMLRNNLILGEREKAVWGAVDNRLWGHAMIIASTMEKSVWKQVVQEFVRREIRSTTSNAESLAAAYEIFAGNFEECVDELVPPSARAGLQMVSTVDGRGSSKSALDGLDSWKDTLGMVLNNRSPEDYQALISLGRLLLSYGRVEAAHICMIFSRAAVFSGPDDPQASIVLLGADHQRSPYSFVHDEDAILLTEVYEFATSILATAPQPPLPHLIGFKLHYAWTLADRGRKSEAQQYCDAIAGVLKASTKPSGYYHLHLFSAMDDLSAVLRQTNSDGSSWISRPSMEKVSGSMWARFNSFVSGEDSDAASIGSGKAADADVGPFARVTGTPTVSRSPSMSDLYGGYPAPGAQPIPGNPASRYHPTSQYAPNSSPEQFRGRSSMDSQRSSGGLGFSFGRRGSQEPATPTENNYYPGGSSFSSPLAGYQSTPPQTSYMPLAPVEEDLPSQPQPPQPVSVQSPAVNGSPYQPPMYTPDTFAQPFADQGAPSRPQPESYGYMPPTTGYGPPVAEASTSAPQYQEEDDEEERPKKSIMDDDDDDDLAARSAALAKAERERQDQEANEAFRKAAEEDAKKAPPPKKGWFGGWFGGGSKKEESVNPNKPIRAKLGEQNSFYYDTELKKWVNKKDPNSATAAAAPPPPPRAGPASRTGSTASLPPTATPPMASATSRPSSSAGAFAPPPMSGSPAPPSGLGAPPPLPRSVSTGAAAPTPPGSSGGLAPPSRPSTSLSNASSIDDLLGAPTARKGPSGKGKKKGRYVDVMAK, encoded by the exons ATGTCACAGATTATGGCATCTTCAGACGAAACACCTTCATGGAATCCGGCGATGCTACCAGAACGACATGGAACTCCGGCAGCGACTGATTCGAGTGACCTGACAACGAATTCGAATGTTGACACGACCGAACCCGTTCCTCCACCCATTTCCTCCGAATCAGTTGACGATGACATTGCGTTTCTCGAAGGTGGTGCTGTAGAAGAACCCAGCGCTTCAACCGATGTACAACAAGACGCGTCGATGGACGTAATTGAATCGAGCCGCGCTTTGGAAGCCGAAGTTTCCTCGAAACCCAACAAATCGCCAGAAGGAACCGTACCTGACGAGACAACGACTGCAGTGACCGATGCTGATAATACAGAGACAACTCAGACTGTTGCGGAAACACTGGTCAAAGAAGATGGCAAGCACCTTTCCAACGAGCCTGAACGGCAAATCGAACAAGATCCGTTTTCGTTTCCCGTGTCCGTGGATCAAACTGCCGGCCCAGCTGTCCAGGAGCAAACACAAGCTTACGACAGCTATGATAGGGCACCGCAAGCTGGCTATCTTGGAAACCAGGAACAAGTGGCTACGAATGTTGAAGTGAATGACACTGCTGGTAACTTCTGGGACGATGTCGAAGACGACGGCGGAGACGATTTCTTCGATCAGCTGAAGACGCAAACAAAGCCTATCTATATGCCACCAGAGCCTGAGACTAGATTCGAAGAGGGTGTCCCCTTGTTGTCTCCTCAATCCGCCGATTTTGAGCCTCTAGCTGAGACCAGAGCTGAGCCCCCTGAGACCCATGCTGAACCGACTGCTGAACCGACAATTGAACCTGTTGCGGAACCCACAGCCGAGCCGACAACGACGGCTGAGACTCAGATTCATAGAATATtcgatggcgatgaagatgaaggggaAGACTTCTTCAGTCAAGTTCAGAAGCCTGAACCAAAGCAGGAAACTCCGCATATCAAGCGCAAGAGCACGTCGGAGGCGATGGATGCTGTTGGCGAACCTTTGGATTCCCCCGTGGATGAGGCTACCCAGCAGTTTAACGAAATGTTGTTGGCACCGACATCGAATAATCAAGTGAAGAAGGCTTCTTCGGAGGAAGACTTGGCTGCAAGATGGCAGGCTGAACTATCTGATAATGAGGAACCTTTGGAGGAGGATCTTGCTGCGCGATGGGAGGCAGCATTagatgacgacgatgatgatctCCTTATGGATGAGGCAGCTGGGGATTCGACCACTGGCCAGGAACAGAATCTCCCGAACGTCAACGGAGCGAACAGATACGCACCTCAGACAGGCTTCAATGGGCCACAAGCCTTTGAAGCCCCGAGCGTGCCATCAACCACTTCATACACACCTCACCAACCATCAACATCGGACCTTCTCCAGGGTGCCGCTCCATCCAATTCGGCTCCTGCTCCCTCGTATTTCGCACCACAGCCGCCGCCGAAACCTGAAGCGAACAGGGCCGAGAGTTTTGCGGAGCGCTCCAAGCAAGGCTACAAGTCTCCGTATGATCTTCCGGAAGATTTGGCGCGTCCTCGCAGGCCCGCTAAGCCCGTTCTCACTGCTGGCCCTGTCGCACCTCCCGGACCCATCGCTCCCCCAGCAAGCGTCCCGCCAGCTGGGAGCATGCCGCCACCTCCTAGGACCAGTAGTATACCACCACCTGGGCCGTCTGCGGTACCACCGCCTCCAATGGGTGCTTCTCCGCCGCCAGCGGCAGCGGCTCCCGCCCCGAAGAACTTTTTCGAAGAGCTTCCCCTGCCTCCGCCGCGACCTAAATCTCGACCTGCGAGTTCAGGAAGGTACACCCCTAACCCTAGCACGGCACCGCCACCAGTTCCGGTTGCAAGCTATCCACCTCCGCCCCCACCAGCGAACCCTTATGCCGGAATCCCTCCTAATCCCAGCGCGATGACGACCGCATCGGCTGCGGTTTctcaaccaccaccaccgccggcTAACCCTTCCGCTAACATTCCTTCTGGACCCAGCACGACGACTGCTCCAGCAGGGGTCTCGCatccactaccaccaccggcGAATCCTTACGCTAACATCCCTCCTAATCCTCAACCGCCGAGTGAACCACAGGCACGACCGCAGCCACAGACACAACCACCGCTGCAGTCTCCTGAGCGACTGGAGCCTTACATGAACACCCTGGCTCCGACTCCCCCAGCTCCTCCCAGCGCTTCATCAAGATATTCTCCAAAGCCACCTGGTTTGCACACGGGAACGAAACCTCCGCCCTCGCCAAGATATTCACCTGCCCCGCCACCGGCTTCTGGTCCTGCACGCAATAATCGCTACGCTGCGCAACCGACCAGTGCCGCTGCGCCTGGACTGTCTCTTCCGTTCCAACCGCGCACGTCGAGTCCTTTGGCTTATCATGAGAAAGTTTCATACCAACCGGAAGAGCCCGCGAGACGGCCGTCTCTGGAGCCATCGGCGAGTCTTTCTCCGCCTAATCGTTTCCAGCCACGACCAAGCCTCGAACAGAGCCCTCCCCGTATCTCTGAGCCTTCTAATGATCTAGCCGAACCCAAGGTTGCGCAGGCCGAACCGGAAAAGGTGACTTCGCCGCTGAACCAGCAGCAGTTGTCTCCGCCTAGGAGCATGTACGCTCCGCCGACATATGTCAATGACTTTGCGAATCGCTTCCCACCTATGGCCACCGGGCCTCCGTCATTTCCTGTGATAGAGACACCCGATGCGGGCGAGTCCCAGTTCGTTCCTCCTCGCAGGTCTCAAACACAATCCCCTAGTCAGCAACTGTCAGGCCCTAAATTGTCAGTGCCTTCCATCGACCCTCTCCAGCGACCTGCTTCTGTGCACGGATCAGGCTCTCCAACGAAGGCCGTTAGTCCCTACGCACCTGCTCAAGTATCAGCCACCAGTCGTGTTACTTCTGAACCCCTCAATTTCATTCCGCCTAGCGATGGACAAGAGCTTGATCCTCTTCAACGATGGAAAGGAGCGCCAATTGTCACTTTTGGCTTCGGTGGCGCAGTGACGTCGTGTTTCCCGAAGCACATTCCCCGTTATAGCGCTGGACAACCTGCACCTATGATCAAGTCCTGCCCAGGTGAGGTGAAGGTATGCCAACTCAATGACTGGATACCACCTGCGGAGGGCATTGTGGCGCATCCGGGACCGCTCAAGAGCaagtcgaagaagaaggacgtTTTGAACTGGCTGTCGAGCAAAATCGCCGCGTTTGAGAACGAAGGATTCTCGGGTTCTGACGGACTGGAACCGGATTCGCATAAGCGGCACGAGGAGAAAATCCTTCTATGGAAAATCATCAGGGTATTGGTCGAGAAGGATGGCCTCTTGGATGGCTCGCCAGATGTCCAAAAGTCGCTGCGCGATGTCCTCTTCCCACACCTCCAGAACGCTGAAGCTGATCAGACGTATGGAAACGGCTATTCGGCACAAAACAATTTCCCAGCGTTGAATGCACCATCGCAACCTGACGCAATTGATTCGCGGTCGATTGACATGCTTCGAAACAACCTTATTCTCGGCGAACGCGAAAAAGCGGTATGGGGTGCAGTGGATAATCGATTATGGGGCCATGCTATGATTATCGCGTCTACTATGGAGAAGTCGGTTTGGAAGCAAGTCGTACAGGAATTCGTCCGGAGGGAAATAAGGTCTACGACAAGCAATGCCGAGTCGCTTGCTGCGGCATATGAGATCTTTGCTGGGAACTTCGAGGAGTGTGTCGATGAACTCGTCCCGCCGTCAGCCAGGGCTGGCTTGCAGATGGTCAGCACGGTTGATGGGCGGGGGTCATCTAAGAGCGCTCTCGATGGCTTGGACAGCTGGAAAGACACCTTGGGCATGGTCTTGAACAACCGCAGTCCCGAAGACTACCAAGCGTTGATTTCTCTTGGCCGACTATTGCTGAGCTACGGTCGTGTGGAAGCTGCGCATATATGCATGATCTTCTCTCGTGCTGCGGTATTTAGCGGTCCTGATGACCCGCAGGCGAGCATTGTTCTTCTGGGAGCTGATCATCAGCGTTCCCCATATTCGTTTGTGCATGATGAAGATGCAATTCTCCTCACGGAAGTATACGAGTTTGCAACATCTATTCTTGCGACTGCGCCTCAGCCCCCCTTGCCGCATCTGATAGGTTTCAAGCTCCACTATGCTTGGACACTCGCAGATCGCGGTCGCAAGTCGGAAGCCCAGCAGTACTGCGATGCGATTGCAGGTGTTTTGAAGGCGAGCACGAAACCTTCTGGTTACTATCACCTGCACTTGTTCTCTGCCATGGATGACTTGTCGGCGGTTTTGAGACAGACAAATAGTGATGGAAGCTCTTGGATCTCGAGACCAAGCATGGAGAAGGTGTCTGGGTCAATGTGGGCCAGGTTCAACAGCTTCGTTTCAGGAGAGGATAGCGATGCAGCATCTATCGGCTCTGGAAAGGCTGCAGATGCGGACGTTGGTCCTTTTGCCAGGGTCACTGGAACGCCTACTGTCAGCCGTTCGCCTTCTATGTCAGACTTGTACGGCGGGTACCCTGCACCTGGGGCGCAACCCATACCTGGAAACCCCGCCTCGCGGTACCACCCGACTAGCCAGTATGCGCCGAACTCGTCGCCTGAGCAGTTCCGTGGAAGATCGTCTATGGATTCCCAGAGGTCTTCTGGTGGTTTGGGATTCTCATTCGGACGCCGTGGTTCTCAAGAGCCTGCTACCCCGACTGAGAACAACTATTACCCCGGAGGGTCGTCATTCAGCTCTCCTCTGGCCGGTTACCAGTCCACTCCGCCACAGACATCGTACATGCCTCTTGCGCCTGTGGAGGAAGACCTGCCTTCGCAGCCACAACCACCGCAGCCGGTGTCCGTGCAGTCGCCAGCCGTCAATGGATCGCCCTACCAACCCCCGATGTACACTCCTGACACTTTTGCACAGCCATTTGCAGACCAGGGGGCGCCAAGCCGGCCACAGCCAGAGAGCTATGGCTACATGCCGCCCACAACAGGTTACGGTCCTCCTGTGGCTGAAGCCTCAACATCCGCCCCTCAATATCAGGAAGAAGATGACGAAGAGGAGAGGCCAAAGAAGTCGattatggatgatgatgacgatgacgacctTGCAGCCCGCTCGGCCGCTCTGGCAAAGGCTGAGAGGGAGAGGCAGGATCAGGAAGCAAATGAAGCGTTCAGGAAGGCAGCGGAAGAAGATG CCAAGAAAGCTCCACCGCCAAAGAAAGGATGGTTTGGAGGATGGTTCGGCGGAGGctccaagaaggaagagagcgTCAACCCCAACAAACCCATCCGCGCGAAGCTTGGCGAGCAGAACTCCTTCTACTACGACACCGAGCTCAAGAAATGGGTCAACAAGAAAGACCCCAACTCCGCCACCGCGGCCGCAgccccaccaccaccccccCGAGCCGGCCCTGCCAGCAGGACTGGCAGCACCGCCAGTCTTCCCCCAACAGCTACACCCCCGATGGCCAGCGCAACAAGCCGACCGTCATCATCTGCAGGCGCATTTGCACCACCGCCGATGTCTGGAAGCCCGGCACCGCCATCTGGACTGGGCGCTCCGCCTCCGTTGCCCCGATCCGTGTCTACGGGTGCTGCGGCGCCAACTCCGCCTGGAAGCTCGGGGGGTTTGGCACCACCATCTAGACCTTCGACTTCTTTGAGCAATGCCAGCTCGATTGATGATTTGTTGGGGGCGCCTACTGCGCGTAAGGGGCCTTctgggaaggggaagaagaaggggcGGTATGTTGATGTGATGGCCAAGTAG